In the Bacteroidota bacterium genome, GAATTACAAGCACTTGATTTAAAGCCAGGCCAGGAAAACATCTACCCTAATTTAATAGCCTGTTATCAAAAACTAATTGATATGGGTGTGATTGGAAAAGATGAGATGATATTGTTAAAAGCATGGATAAGCGACTTGAAAATAGTATTAAATTAGAATGATTCAATCCAAAATTAAAATCTATTCTGCTTTCGTTTTATTGATTATTCTTGTTTCTTACCCGCTTTTCTTAAACTTAGACAAACTAAGTGTAAGAATGTGGGATGAGGCTAGAAATGGAATTAATGCAATTGAAATGTTAGGAAATGGAAAGCTATTTGTAACCCATTTCGATGATCAGCCTGATATGTGGAACACAAAGCCTCCATTTATGATTTGGATGATTGCACTTTCCATGAAATTTTTTGGTGTAACTACATTTGCATTAAGATTCCCCTCTGTTCTGGCAGCTCTAACAATTGTTATATATGGTTTTTGGTTTGCAAGAAAATATATTCAATCAACAAACCTTGGTTTTATATTTGGATTAGTTTTATGCACATCAATTGGATTCATTGATCATCATGCATCAAGAAATGGAGATTTCGACACAATGCTTGCAATGTGGATATTCCTATATGTTACACAGTTTTTTCTGTTTTTAGAAAACAGAAAACAAATAAATTTAATACTTTTCTCCATTTTTTTTGGTCTGGCTTTACTTACCAAAGGAATTGCAGCATGCATGATTTTACCAGGCCTGGCAATTTATTTTTTTATCGATAAAAAGAATCTCACATTATTAAAGTCAGCAAATTTTTATGTATTCTCTTTTTTGGGCCTGCTAATTGGGCTCTCCTATTACATTATTCGGGAACAAATGAACCCTGGCTTTATTGAGATGGTAATTTTTAATGAAATAACAGGCAGATATGCTGAAACAAACGAAGGTCATTCGGGATCAATTTGGTTTTACTATGAATTATTAAGGGACTACCACTATAAGTTTTGGATATATTTTATTCCATTGGCACTAGTCCTGATCTTTTTAAGGGCAGATAAAAAATTAAAAAAAATAACAGCATTTATTTTTCTTCAGGCTATAGTATATTTTGCAGTAATTACTTTTTCAGATACAAAACTAGATTGGTACGACCTCCCATTATTTCCATTGTTTGCCCTAATAATAGCCGCTGGCTTTACTCAATTACAAATACAAATATCAGGTTTAAGTGTGTTGAAAAAATCTATTTTTAAACAATTTGTTTATCTATCAATAACGTCACTAATTTTTATTATTCCTCTGAAAAATATTTTTGCCACATCCATTCAGTTTGAAAAAGAAACCTATTATCCTGAGACGTTTTATGGCGATTTTATAAATGAAATACATGCATTATTTCCCAATCAAAAAAATTTAAAGGTAACTTCCGAAGGTTACAATCCGCATCTAATCTTTTATATAAAAGAGAAAGAAATGCATCATTTGAATATTGAAATTGTTCAACCAACCAACCATGATTTTGTACAAAATGACACAATTATGGTAACGGAAATGAAATTTTTTCCAACATTGAAGGAAGATTTGGTTTTAGATACTTTAATTATTGCTGAAGGTCCGAAATTATTGCTTCGGGTAATTTCCTATGATGAATACTTCAAAAACAAATATGTAAAACTATTTCTAAAAAAAGTTTCAGAAATTAATTCCGACAAGCAGTGGAACCAAGCAACAAAGCAAAAGGCTCTAAATAATAATGTAACCATAGAAAAACAAGTTATGCTGGAAGCATTGTGGTGTTTAACTAATGCTAAAGAAATTAGCCCTGAAGAACAAGATTCCATCAAAGTTAAATACAATTTTTAAAACTCTACTTTTTGAATTGCAACTTTAAAAGTAAAAATAGAAACTATTTTAAAACAGATACTATTTTTTCAGCTCTTCTTCTATAATCCATTTTGCGTCATAATATAAGGCTGTATCCAAACTTGTATTACTTTCTCTGGCTTTTAATTTAATCATTTCAAGCCATTCTGGGTTAGCTTTTATCTGAACGATTTTAATATTTATTTTTTCTTCTTTAGTGGTTCCTATTTGAATTACTGGATCAATTTTTAAAACATATCTTGCATCACCAATCAAAGCCTGCTCCTCGGAAACACCCTCCTTTTCAGCTCGTTCAATCACTGAATTATACCAATTGGGAGTGGCTTTTATTATTTCAATCATATTTTGTGTTTTTCTTACATTATCAATTTCTATTAGCAATGCTTTAGGTAGAAATTTTGATGAAATATTGTCAACATTTAAATAAGCCCAATTATTAATAAAATTAGTATTTTCATTTATTGAATCAATTTGAGCTTTATTCAAGCCTATTATTTCCAAATTATCTGTATGTTGTTTGTGTATAAGTATTTTGGTAATAGTACCATCTGTTTTCATGAAATAAGCAGGAGTACTTGAATAATCATAGGCTGCATTAGGAAAATACCTATTTAAGAATATTACTGGGTCCGGGTTGTAAAATTTGGGATAATTTTCCAACACCCATACTGAAATGGGTTTTGGCACATTTGTGGACCAGTCATAATCACTTAAATTGTTGTGATAAATTACTGTTGCTATTTGGGTTATAAGCGCAAAAGAAGCAATACTGATTTTTAACCTCAGGTTTTTAATTTCGTACAGCAAAAACGCAAAA is a window encoding:
- a CDS encoding glycosyltransferase family 39 protein — protein: MIQSKIKIYSAFVLLIILVSYPLFLNLDKLSVRMWDEARNGINAIEMLGNGKLFVTHFDDQPDMWNTKPPFMIWMIALSMKFFGVTTFALRFPSVLAALTIVIYGFWFARKYIQSTNLGFIFGLVLCTSIGFIDHHASRNGDFDTMLAMWIFLYVTQFFLFLENRKQINLILFSIFFGLALLTKGIAACMILPGLAIYFFIDKKNLTLLKSANFYVFSFLGLLIGLSYYIIREQMNPGFIEMVIFNEITGRYAETNEGHSGSIWFYYELLRDYHYKFWIYFIPLALVLIFLRADKKLKKITAFIFLQAIVYFAVITFSDTKLDWYDLPLFPLFALIIAAGFTQLQIQISGLSVLKKSIFKQFVYLSITSLIFIIPLKNIFATSIQFEKETYYPETFYGDFINEIHALFPNQKNLKVTSEGYNPHLIFYIKEKEMHHLNIEIVQPTNHDFVQNDTIMVTEMKFFPTLKEDLVLDTLIIAEGPKLLLRVISYDEYFKNKYVKLFLKKVSEINSDKQWNQATKQKALNNNVTIEKQVMLEALWCLTNAKEISPEEQDSIKVKYNF